One Xiphias gladius isolate SHS-SW01 ecotype Sanya breed wild chromosome 13, ASM1685928v1, whole genome shotgun sequence genomic window carries:
- the LOC120798047 gene encoding uncharacterized protein LOC120798047 isoform X8, whose protein sequence is MTSNCFEYQEQNHRCFPCRFGRFHLLKKMLPPTILAILSLVSLPLNTVAAPSDIPVYKKVGDTVVLSPGLVTDPISTITWKHGSAIAMDWYDNHTDSYRQFKDRGLLNGLTGELTIKGLTRNDSGSYTSEINNRVTNKTQLLVISPVSKPTVSTWCGEDMIECILTCEADTTDAEPFTYTWWSGDAVRLASSKEYFITKPTEGPWFSCELQNPVGSKRSEQVFNPFTLKNQEVNSILGLLLAAGILYFIFLICKNIYEQRGRDVNATREVIEKIMVFIFILELAIQLIVCILTSIYIHKYKSTTGILDLSIFIFALVLTLDRIPYRVFLIYKYINTRRRGGDVNATREVIEKIRAFLCSLELAIILIVFIAFSIYIHKYEGTTGILDKSIFIVALLLTLDRIPYRVFIIYKYINTRRRGRDVNATKEERSEMMSRDQETANQNQPGDNQSADPQDNQEASIQDRTSVVSQYTNNVTERSTTFSEVQETSAQGPTSVASPETRKETGGLNLIIPNKTDSQNYNMKTPIGTESCVPDEKPVWARNTGLLRL, encoded by the exons ATGACCTCGAATTGCTTTGAATATCAAGAGCAGAATCACCGATGTTTTCCGTGTCGTTTTGGTCGTTTTCATTTACTAAAGAAGATGTTGCCGCCGACGATTCTGGCCattttgtctcttgtctctctgcctctaaaCACAGTGGCAGCTCCCTCAG ataTACCAGTCTACAAGAAAGTAGGTGACACAGTTGTCCTCTCACCAGGCTTGGTGACGGATCCCATCTCCACCATAACGTGGAAACACGGATCTGCCATTGCCATGGATTGGTACGATAACCACACTGACTCCTACCGACAATTTAAAG ATCGTGGTTTGCTGAATGGTTTAACTGGAGAGCTGACGATCAAAGGACTGACTCGAAACGACAGCGGCAGCTACACGTCGGAGATCAACAACCGAGTCACCAACAAGACTCAACTCCTGGTTATCT CTCCTGTCTCTAAACCCACTGTCTCCACATGGTGTGGCGAAGATATGATCGAATGTATTTTGACCTGTGAAGCCGACACCACAGACGCTGAACCATTCACCTATACGTGGTGGTCAGGTGACGCGGTGCGGTTGGCATCAAGCAAGGAGTACTTTATAACAAAG CCGACGGAGGGGCCTTGGTTCAGCTGTGAGCTGCAAAACCCAGTCGGCTCCAAACGCAGTGAACAAGTCTTCAACCCCTTCACCCTTA AGAATCAGGAAGTGAACTCCATCTTGGGCTTACTATTAGCAGCAGGGATTCtgtatttcatctttttaataTGCAAAAACATATATGAACAAAGAG GAAGAGATGTTAATGCGACAAGGGAAG tGATTGAGAAAATCAtggtcttcatcttcatcttagAATTAGCAATCCAACTGATTGTGTGTATCCTCACTTCCAtctacatacacaaatacaaaagcaCAACAG gGATTTTGGATTTGAGCATCTTCATCTTCGCCTTAGTATTAACACTTGACAGGATTCCGTACAGAGTCTTTctcatatacaaatacataaacacaagaAGAAGAG GAGGAGATGTTAATGCGACAAGGGAAG tgATTGAGAAAATCAGGGCCTTTCTCTGCAGCTTAGAATTAGCAATCATACTGATTGTGTTTATCGCCTTTTCCATCTACATACACAAATACGAAGGCACAACAG gGATTTTGGATAAGAGCATCTTCATCGTGGCCTTATTATTAACACTTGACAGGATTCCGTACAGAGTCTTTatcatatacaaatacataaacacaagaAGAAGAG GAAGAGATGTTAATGCGACAAAGGAAG AGAGATCAGAGATGATGTCAAGGGACCAAGAAACAGCCAACCAGAACCAACCAGGGGATAATCAGTCAGCAGATCCACAAGACAACCAAGAGGCATCAATCCAGGATCGGACATCGGTTGTGTCCCAATATACCAACAACGTTACTg AGAGGTCAACAACCTTTTCAGAGGTCCAAGAAACATCTGCTCAGGGCCCAACATCTGTTGCGTCCCCAGAAACAAGGAAGGAAACCGGTGGGTTAAACTTGATCATACCAAATAAGACAGACTCCCAAAACTACAACATGAAAACCCCCATAGGTACAGAGTCGTGTGTACCTGACGAAAAGCCAGTTTGGGCTCGAAACACTGGACTTTTACGACTGTAA
- the LOC120798047 gene encoding uncharacterized protein LOC120798047 isoform X12, with protein sequence MTSNCFEYQEQNHRCFPCRFGRFHLLKKMLPPTILAILSLVSLPLNTVAAPSDIPVYKKVGDTVVLSPGLVTDPISTITWKHGSAIAMDWYDNHTDSYRQFKDRGLLNGLTGELTIKGLTRNDSGSYTSEINNRVTNKTQLLVISPVSKPTVSTWCGEDMIECILTCEADTTDAEPFTYTWWSGDAVRLASSKEYFITKPTEGPWFSCELQNPVGSKRSEQVFNPFTLKNQEVNSILGLLLAAGILYFIFLICKNIYEQRGRDVNATREVIEKIMVFIFILELAIQLIVCILTSIYIHKYKSTTGGDVNATREVIEKIRAFLCSLELAIILIVFIAFSIYIHKYEGTTGILDKSIFIVALLLTLDRIPYRVFIIYKYINTRRRGRDVNATKEERSEMMSRDQETANQNQPGDNQSADPQDNQEASIQDRTSVVSQYTNNVTERSTTFSEVQETSAQGPTSVASPETRKETGGLNLIIPNKTDSQNYNMKTPIGTESCVPDEKPVWARNTGLLRL encoded by the exons ATGACCTCGAATTGCTTTGAATATCAAGAGCAGAATCACCGATGTTTTCCGTGTCGTTTTGGTCGTTTTCATTTACTAAAGAAGATGTTGCCGCCGACGATTCTGGCCattttgtctcttgtctctctgcctctaaaCACAGTGGCAGCTCCCTCAG ataTACCAGTCTACAAGAAAGTAGGTGACACAGTTGTCCTCTCACCAGGCTTGGTGACGGATCCCATCTCCACCATAACGTGGAAACACGGATCTGCCATTGCCATGGATTGGTACGATAACCACACTGACTCCTACCGACAATTTAAAG ATCGTGGTTTGCTGAATGGTTTAACTGGAGAGCTGACGATCAAAGGACTGACTCGAAACGACAGCGGCAGCTACACGTCGGAGATCAACAACCGAGTCACCAACAAGACTCAACTCCTGGTTATCT CTCCTGTCTCTAAACCCACTGTCTCCACATGGTGTGGCGAAGATATGATCGAATGTATTTTGACCTGTGAAGCCGACACCACAGACGCTGAACCATTCACCTATACGTGGTGGTCAGGTGACGCGGTGCGGTTGGCATCAAGCAAGGAGTACTTTATAACAAAG CCGACGGAGGGGCCTTGGTTCAGCTGTGAGCTGCAAAACCCAGTCGGCTCCAAACGCAGTGAACAAGTCTTCAACCCCTTCACCCTTA AGAATCAGGAAGTGAACTCCATCTTGGGCTTACTATTAGCAGCAGGGATTCtgtatttcatctttttaataTGCAAAAACATATATGAACAAAGAG GAAGAGATGTTAATGCGACAAGGGAAG tGATTGAGAAAATCAtggtcttcatcttcatcttagAATTAGCAATCCAACTGATTGTGTGTATCCTCACTTCCAtctacatacacaaatacaaaagcaCAACAG GAGGAGATGTTAATGCGACAAGGGAAG tgATTGAGAAAATCAGGGCCTTTCTCTGCAGCTTAGAATTAGCAATCATACTGATTGTGTTTATCGCCTTTTCCATCTACATACACAAATACGAAGGCACAACAG gGATTTTGGATAAGAGCATCTTCATCGTGGCCTTATTATTAACACTTGACAGGATTCCGTACAGAGTCTTTatcatatacaaatacataaacacaagaAGAAGAG GAAGAGATGTTAATGCGACAAAGGAAG AGAGATCAGAGATGATGTCAAGGGACCAAGAAACAGCCAACCAGAACCAACCAGGGGATAATCAGTCAGCAGATCCACAAGACAACCAAGAGGCATCAATCCAGGATCGGACATCGGTTGTGTCCCAATATACCAACAACGTTACTg AGAGGTCAACAACCTTTTCAGAGGTCCAAGAAACATCTGCTCAGGGCCCAACATCTGTTGCGTCCCCAGAAACAAGGAAGGAAACCGGTGGGTTAAACTTGATCATACCAAATAAGACAGACTCCCAAAACTACAACATGAAAACCCCCATAGGTACAGAGTCGTGTGTACCTGACGAAAAGCCAGTTTGGGCTCGAAACACTGGACTTTTACGACTGTAA
- the LOC120798047 gene encoding uncharacterized protein LOC120798047 isoform X5, whose protein sequence is MTSNCFEYQEQNHRCFPCRFGRFHLLKKMLPPTILAILSLVSLPLNTVAAPSDIPVYKKVGDTVVLSPGLVTDPISTITWKHGSAIAMDWYDNHTDSYRQFKDRGLLNGLTGELTIKGLTRNDSGSYTSEINNRVTNKTQLLVISPVSKPTVSTWCGEDMIECILTCEADTTDAEPFTYTWWSGDAVRLASSKEYFITKPTEGPWFSCELQNPVGSKRSEQVFNPFTLKNQEVNSILGLLLAAGILYFIFLICKNIYEQRGRDVNATREVIEKIMVFIFILELAIQLIVCILTSIYIHKYKSTTGILDLSIFIFALVLTLDRIPYRVFLIYKYINTRRRGGDVNATREGIWKIRAFLSSLQLAILLIVCIIFSIYIHKYKGTAGRWVMSFFIVALLLTLERIPYRVFLIYQYIYTYIYTRRRGRDVNATKEERSEMMSRDQETANQNQPGDNQSADPQDNQEASIQDRTSVVSQYTNNVTERSTTFSEVQETSAQGPTSVASPETRKETGGLNLIIPNKTDSQNYNMKTPIGTESCVPDEKPVWARNTGLLRL, encoded by the exons ATGACCTCGAATTGCTTTGAATATCAAGAGCAGAATCACCGATGTTTTCCGTGTCGTTTTGGTCGTTTTCATTTACTAAAGAAGATGTTGCCGCCGACGATTCTGGCCattttgtctcttgtctctctgcctctaaaCACAGTGGCAGCTCCCTCAG ataTACCAGTCTACAAGAAAGTAGGTGACACAGTTGTCCTCTCACCAGGCTTGGTGACGGATCCCATCTCCACCATAACGTGGAAACACGGATCTGCCATTGCCATGGATTGGTACGATAACCACACTGACTCCTACCGACAATTTAAAG ATCGTGGTTTGCTGAATGGTTTAACTGGAGAGCTGACGATCAAAGGACTGACTCGAAACGACAGCGGCAGCTACACGTCGGAGATCAACAACCGAGTCACCAACAAGACTCAACTCCTGGTTATCT CTCCTGTCTCTAAACCCACTGTCTCCACATGGTGTGGCGAAGATATGATCGAATGTATTTTGACCTGTGAAGCCGACACCACAGACGCTGAACCATTCACCTATACGTGGTGGTCAGGTGACGCGGTGCGGTTGGCATCAAGCAAGGAGTACTTTATAACAAAG CCGACGGAGGGGCCTTGGTTCAGCTGTGAGCTGCAAAACCCAGTCGGCTCCAAACGCAGTGAACAAGTCTTCAACCCCTTCACCCTTA AGAATCAGGAAGTGAACTCCATCTTGGGCTTACTATTAGCAGCAGGGATTCtgtatttcatctttttaataTGCAAAAACATATATGAACAAAGAG GAAGAGATGTTAATGCGACAAGGGAAG tGATTGAGAAAATCAtggtcttcatcttcatcttagAATTAGCAATCCAACTGATTGTGTGTATCCTCACTTCCAtctacatacacaaatacaaaagcaCAACAG gGATTTTGGATTTGAGCATCTTCATCTTCGCCTTAGTATTAACACTTGACAGGATTCCGTACAGAGTCTTTctcatatacaaatacataaacacaagaAGAAGAG GAGGAGATGTTAATGCGACAAGGGAAG gGATTTGGAAAATCAGGGCCTTTTTATCCAGCTTACAATTAGCAATCCTACTGATTGTGTGTATCATCTTTTCCAtctacatacacaaatacaaaggcACAGCAG gGAGATGGGTTATGAGCTTCTTCATCGTGGCCTTACTATTAACACTCGAAAGGATTCCGTACAGAGTCTTTCTCATATAccaatacatatacacatacatatacacaagaAGAAGAG GAAGAGATGTTAATGCGACAAAGGAAG AGAGATCAGAGATGATGTCAAGGGACCAAGAAACAGCCAACCAGAACCAACCAGGGGATAATCAGTCAGCAGATCCACAAGACAACCAAGAGGCATCAATCCAGGATCGGACATCGGTTGTGTCCCAATATACCAACAACGTTACTg AGAGGTCAACAACCTTTTCAGAGGTCCAAGAAACATCTGCTCAGGGCCCAACATCTGTTGCGTCCCCAGAAACAAGGAAGGAAACCGGTGGGTTAAACTTGATCATACCAAATAAGACAGACTCCCAAAACTACAACATGAAAACCCCCATAGGTACAGAGTCGTGTGTACCTGACGAAAAGCCAGTTTGGGCTCGAAACACTGGACTTTTACGACTGTAA
- the LOC120798047 gene encoding uncharacterized protein LOC120798047 isoform X7 has product MTSNCFEYQEQNHRCFPCRFGRFHLLKKMLPPTILAILSLVSLPLNTVAAPSDIPVYKKVGDTVVLSPGLVTDPISTITWKHGSAIAMDWYDNHTDSYRQFKDRGLLNGLTGELTIKGLTRNDSGSYTSEINNRVTNKTQLLVISPVSKPTVSTWCGEDMIECILTCEADTTDAEPFTYTWWSGDAVRLASSKEYFITKPTEGPWFSCELQNPVGSKRSEQVFNPFTLKNQEVNSILGLLLAAGILYFIFLICKNIYEQRGRDVNATREVIEKIMVFIFILELAIQLIVCILTSIYIHKYKSTTGILDLSIFIFALVLTLDRIPYRVFLIYKYINTRRRGGDVNATREGIWKIRAFLSSLQLAILLIVCIIFSIYIHKYKGTAGILDKSIFIVALLLTLDRIPYRVFIIYKYINTRRRGRDVNATKEERSEMMSRDQETANQNQPGDNQSADPQDNQEASIQDRTSVVSQYTNNVTERSTTFSEVQETSAQGPTSVASPETRKETGGLNLIIPNKTDSQNYNMKTPIGTESCVPDEKPVWARNTGLLRL; this is encoded by the exons ATGACCTCGAATTGCTTTGAATATCAAGAGCAGAATCACCGATGTTTTCCGTGTCGTTTTGGTCGTTTTCATTTACTAAAGAAGATGTTGCCGCCGACGATTCTGGCCattttgtctcttgtctctctgcctctaaaCACAGTGGCAGCTCCCTCAG ataTACCAGTCTACAAGAAAGTAGGTGACACAGTTGTCCTCTCACCAGGCTTGGTGACGGATCCCATCTCCACCATAACGTGGAAACACGGATCTGCCATTGCCATGGATTGGTACGATAACCACACTGACTCCTACCGACAATTTAAAG ATCGTGGTTTGCTGAATGGTTTAACTGGAGAGCTGACGATCAAAGGACTGACTCGAAACGACAGCGGCAGCTACACGTCGGAGATCAACAACCGAGTCACCAACAAGACTCAACTCCTGGTTATCT CTCCTGTCTCTAAACCCACTGTCTCCACATGGTGTGGCGAAGATATGATCGAATGTATTTTGACCTGTGAAGCCGACACCACAGACGCTGAACCATTCACCTATACGTGGTGGTCAGGTGACGCGGTGCGGTTGGCATCAAGCAAGGAGTACTTTATAACAAAG CCGACGGAGGGGCCTTGGTTCAGCTGTGAGCTGCAAAACCCAGTCGGCTCCAAACGCAGTGAACAAGTCTTCAACCCCTTCACCCTTA AGAATCAGGAAGTGAACTCCATCTTGGGCTTACTATTAGCAGCAGGGATTCtgtatttcatctttttaataTGCAAAAACATATATGAACAAAGAG GAAGAGATGTTAATGCGACAAGGGAAG tGATTGAGAAAATCAtggtcttcatcttcatcttagAATTAGCAATCCAACTGATTGTGTGTATCCTCACTTCCAtctacatacacaaatacaaaagcaCAACAG gGATTTTGGATTTGAGCATCTTCATCTTCGCCTTAGTATTAACACTTGACAGGATTCCGTACAGAGTCTTTctcatatacaaatacataaacacaagaAGAAGAG GAGGAGATGTTAATGCGACAAGGGAAG gGATTTGGAAAATCAGGGCCTTTTTATCCAGCTTACAATTAGCAATCCTACTGATTGTGTGTATCATCTTTTCCAtctacatacacaaatacaaaggcACAGCAG gGATTTTGGATAAGAGCATCTTCATCGTGGCCTTATTATTAACACTTGACAGGATTCCGTACAGAGTCTTTatcatatacaaatacataaacacaagaAGAAGAG GAAGAGATGTTAATGCGACAAAGGAAG AGAGATCAGAGATGATGTCAAGGGACCAAGAAACAGCCAACCAGAACCAACCAGGGGATAATCAGTCAGCAGATCCACAAGACAACCAAGAGGCATCAATCCAGGATCGGACATCGGTTGTGTCCCAATATACCAACAACGTTACTg AGAGGTCAACAACCTTTTCAGAGGTCCAAGAAACATCTGCTCAGGGCCCAACATCTGTTGCGTCCCCAGAAACAAGGAAGGAAACCGGTGGGTTAAACTTGATCATACCAAATAAGACAGACTCCCAAAACTACAACATGAAAACCCCCATAGGTACAGAGTCGTGTGTACCTGACGAAAAGCCAGTTTGGGCTCGAAACACTGGACTTTTACGACTGTAA